From the Acidilutibacter cellobiosedens genome, one window contains:
- a CDS encoding DUF3991 and toprim domain-containing protein gives MSGYIYFTGEQKERANSVDLVDFLQRQGEKLLPSGRDKRLARDRSITVRGNRWYDHSAQEGSYAIDLVKRLYNLSFPEAVSLLLGGEQGVEYRQHSKSSESEQRKPFVLPLAHTDMRRVFAYLIKQRCISREVLSEFARERLLFEDAEYHNAVFVGFDEKGIARHAHKKSTATGSSFRINVEGSNPVYSFHYISKNPYPHTLFVFEAPIDLLSYISLHPQNWKNASYVALNGVSEQPILNLLKLYPQLDHVILCLDHDAAGIEATERIYDILMEHGQFAVGQAQSKYKDWNEDLKAQHGFTPIPAEEHPQLLLRDELCEEISKFTWEYQGTDCSVDVFRKTLQNCRGNPQQRKNALVELAGLSVLAAAKEYKRISYCRDLSTVESRLKYSFKAYQNRGRLENKLSDIGNFLMPLFSCSQIETQSEKKSRGESFEQLASECLKGAVLAELSIQKAAEKKQKQGGLCLS, from the coding sequence GTGTCAGGCTATATCTATTTTACAGGTGAGCAAAAGGAACGAGCCAACTCCGTGGATCTGGTGGACTTTCTCCAGAGGCAGGGTGAAAAACTCCTGCCCTCCGGCAGAGATAAACGGCTGGCCAGAGATCGTAGTATTACTGTCCGTGGAAACCGCTGGTACGATCACTCCGCTCAGGAGGGTAGCTATGCTATCGATCTTGTCAAACGGCTATACAACCTATCTTTTCCGGAGGCGGTCAGCCTGCTGCTGGGTGGTGAGCAAGGTGTGGAATACCGGCAGCACAGCAAAAGCAGTGAGTCAGAACAGCGAAAGCCGTTCGTTTTGCCGCTAGCGCATACCGATATGCGCCGGGTATTTGCTTATCTCATCAAGCAGCGCTGCATCAGCCGGGAGGTGCTGTCTGAGTTTGCCAGAGAAAGGCTGCTGTTTGAGGATGCCGAATACCACAATGCCGTGTTTGTGGGCTTCGATGAAAAAGGCATTGCCCGTCATGCCCATAAGAAAAGTACGGCGACCGGCAGCAGCTTTCGCATCAATGTAGAGGGCAGCAATCCGGTCTACAGTTTTCATTATATTTCTAAAAATCCCTATCCCCATACGCTGTTTGTTTTTGAAGCGCCAATTGATTTGCTGTCATACATCAGCCTACATCCGCAGAACTGGAAGAATGCCAGCTATGTGGCGTTAAACGGTGTGTCGGAACAGCCTATCCTGAATCTGCTGAAGTTGTATCCGCAACTTGACCATGTGATTCTATGTCTCGATCATGATGCGGCAGGTATTGAGGCTACTGAGCGCATCTATGATATTTTAATGGAACATGGGCAGTTTGCAGTAGGTCAGGCGCAATCCAAATATAAAGACTGGAATGAGGATTTGAAAGCACAGCACGGTTTCACACCCATTCCTGCTGAGGAACATCCGCAACTGTTACTTCGTGATGAGCTATGTGAAGAAATTAGTAAATTCACATGGGAATATCAAGGTACCGACTGCTCCGTTGATGTGTTTCGGAAAACACTGCAAAACTGCCGAGGCAATCCACAGCAGAGGAAAAATGCACTGGTGGAACTGGCTGGTCTCTCTGTGCTGGCTGCTGCCAAGGAATACAAGCGCATCAGTTACTGCCGGGATTTGTCTACAGTGGAAAGCAGATTAAAATACAGCTTCAAAGCCTATCAAAACCGTGGCAGGCTGGAAAACAAACTAAGCGACATTGGAAACTTTCTGATGCCGCTTTTTTCATGCTCCCAAATAGAAACACAGAGCGAAAAGAAAAGCCGTGGGGAGAGTTTCGAGCAGCTGGCGTCCGAATGCTTAAAGGGCGCTGTCCTTGCGGAGCTTTCCATTCAGAAGGCGGCAGAAAAGAAACAAAAGCAAGGCGGCTTGTGCTTATCATAG
- a CDS encoding VirD4-like conjugal transfer protein, CD1115 family produces the protein MQTTQIVTLIVIGLGMFAVIGFISLLAHYYTLNGIKSKTVGDGQHGTARFATESEIKRTYAHVPYKPEKWRRGQNLPALQGLVVGCKQKAGATTALIDDGDIHCLMIGAAGVGKTANFLYPNIEYACASGMSFLCTDTKGDLFRNYAGIAKDYYGYKISVLDLRNPTRSDGDNILQLVNRYMDAYMENPENLALKAKAEKYAKITAKTIISSSGEDSASYGQNAFFYDAAEGLLTSVILLIAEYCPPEKRHIISVFKMIQDLLAPSPVKNKSQFQLLMDKLPSDHKAKWFAGAALNTADQAMASVLSTAMSRLNAFLDSEMEQILCFDSSLDTETFCKEKCAIFIVLPEEDNTKYFMVSLFLLQLYREMLTVADEYGGKLPNRVMIFADEIGTIPKIQSMEMMFSAGRSRRISMVPIIQSFAQLEKNYSKEGSAIIIDNCQDILFGGFAPNSESADILSKALGNKTVMSGSISRGKNDPSQSLQMIQRPLMTPDELKTLPKGNFILAKTGCYPMRTKLPLFLKWGIRFEKPFEMDERAARKVHYADRFELEQEILQRGCAYDEDAFAEFPEPPGGDRSGGSLHTPVQEHEPEPPAMPLRTD, from the coding sequence ATGCAGACAACACAAATTGTAACCTTAATTGTAATTGGGCTGGGGATGTTTGCTGTCATCGGCTTCATTTCCCTGCTGGCACATTACTATACCTTAAACGGTATCAAATCCAAGACCGTAGGTGACGGTCAGCATGGTACCGCCCGTTTTGCCACAGAAAGTGAAATCAAACGGACATACGCCCATGTACCCTATAAGCCGGAGAAATGGCGGCGTGGGCAAAATCTGCCCGCCCTGCAGGGGCTTGTGGTGGGCTGCAAGCAGAAAGCAGGCGCTACCACTGCCTTGATTGATGACGGCGACATTCATTGCCTGATGATCGGTGCTGCCGGTGTAGGTAAAACCGCTAATTTTCTCTACCCCAACATCGAATACGCCTGTGCATCCGGCATGAGCTTCCTCTGCACCGATACCAAGGGGGATCTGTTCCGCAATTACGCAGGCATTGCAAAGGATTACTACGGCTACAAAATATCGGTGCTGGATCTGCGTAACCCCACCCGCTCGGATGGCGATAACATCCTGCAGCTGGTCAACCGCTATATGGATGCCTATATGGAAAATCCGGAGAACCTCGCTTTAAAAGCCAAGGCTGAGAAGTATGCCAAGATTACCGCCAAGACCATTATCTCCAGCAGCGGCGAGGACTCGGCAAGCTATGGACAAAATGCGTTTTTCTATGATGCCGCCGAGGGTTTATTGACATCAGTAATCTTACTGATTGCGGAATACTGCCCTCCGGAGAAACGGCACATCATATCGGTGTTTAAGATGATACAGGACTTGCTGGCTCCCTCGCCAGTGAAGAATAAAAGCCAGTTCCAGCTTCTGATGGATAAGCTTCCGTCTGACCATAAGGCGAAATGGTTTGCGGGAGCCGCATTGAATACCGCTGACCAAGCGATGGCTTCTGTACTGTCCACAGCTATGTCAAGGCTCAATGCGTTTCTGGATTCGGAAATGGAGCAAATCCTGTGCTTTGACAGCTCTCTTGATACGGAAACCTTCTGTAAAGAAAAGTGTGCCATCTTTATCGTACTGCCAGAGGAAGATAATACGAAATATTTTATGGTGTCGCTCTTCCTGCTGCAGCTCTACCGGGAGATGCTGACAGTCGCTGATGAATACGGCGGCAAGCTCCCCAACCGAGTGATGATATTCGCAGACGAAATCGGAACCATCCCTAAAATCCAGTCGATGGAGATGATGTTCTCCGCCGGCCGTTCCCGCCGCATCAGCATGGTACCCATCATCCAATCCTTTGCCCAGCTTGAGAAAAACTACAGCAAGGAGGGTTCCGCTATCATCATCGACAACTGTCAGGATATTCTGTTCGGCGGTTTTGCCCCCAACTCGGAAAGCGCCGATATTCTCTCTAAAGCCCTTGGCAATAAGACCGTTATGTCCGGTTCCATCAGCAGAGGGAAAAACGATCCAAGTCAGAGCCTGCAGATGATCCAGCGACCGCTGATGACACCGGATGAGCTGAAAACCCTGCCCAAAGGCAATTTTATTCTGGCCAAGACTGGCTGCTATCCCATGCGCACCAAGCTACCGTTGTTTCTTAAATGGGGCATCCGGTTTGAAAAGCCCTTTGAGATGGATGAACGAGCCGCCCGAAAGGTTCACTACGCTGACCGCTTCGAGCTGGAGCAGGAAATCCTCCAGCGAGGCTGTGCCTATGATGAGGATGCCTTTGCCGAGTTCCCAGAGCCACCCGGTGGCGACCGCAGCGGTGGATCTTTGCATACTCCAGTGCAGGAACATGAGCCGGAGCCTCCTGCCATGCCTCTACGTACCGATTAG
- a CDS encoding helix-turn-helix domain-containing protein encodes MSYLSSLYAENVPHRAVVVYRYLKDRANKDGTCYPSIGTIANDLKLSRRTVQRAIADLEKTGYLQKEQRWRENGGKSSLLFTVK; translated from the coding sequence TTGAGCTATCTTTCCTCTCTCTACGCTGAAAATGTCCCTCACCGTGCTGTGGTGGTGTACCGCTACCTGAAAGATCGGGCAAACAAGGACGGAACCTGTTATCCTTCCATAGGTACCATCGCCAATGACCTAAAGCTCTCACGCCGCACGGTGCAAAGAGCCATCGCTGACCTTGAAAAGACCGGGTACCTGCAAAAAGAACAGCGCTGGCGGGAAAACGGCGGAAAGAGTAGTTTACTGTTTACAGTGAAATGA
- a CDS encoding helix-turn-helix domain-containing protein, producing the protein MNIILNNLGATIKQARIAANLTQDELAERIGVTGRYIMALENEHKQPSFEVLCKLILVLNIPADNIFYPKNPHTENEKEQLMRLLSQCDERDLKIITATAKAMLESK; encoded by the coding sequence GTGAATATTATTCTAAATAATTTGGGAGCAACCATCAAACAGGCCAGAATAGCAGCCAATCTTACACAGGATGAGCTTGCCGAACGGATCGGGGTGACGGGTCGGTATATCATGGCACTGGAAAATGAACATAAACAGCCCAGCTTTGAGGTGCTATGTAAACTCATTCTTGTGCTGAACATCCCTGCAGACAATATTTTCTACCCGAAAAACCCACATACAGAGAATGAAAAAGAACAGCTGATGCGGCTACTCTCCCAATGCGATGAACGTGATCTTAAAATCATAACCGCAACGGCGAAAGCAATGCTGGAGTCAAAGTAA
- a CDS encoding helix-turn-helix domain-containing protein — MEFNEKLQQLRKQNDMTQEQLAELLYVSRTAISKWENGKGYPNIESLKSISKLFSVSIDELLSGEELITLAVNENRSNIHKIFGLINAALDLAVIAFIFLPLYGKSDGTYIHSVNLFSFTDTTPINLAIYWAVFTIIIVFGIAQFIFSYIEKEKWQGLSAKFSFIIEAFSICFFAAAKEPYVTALLFIQFLIKVLLLKKSAQMK, encoded by the coding sequence ATGGAATTTAACGAAAAACTACAACAGCTGCGGAAACAGAACGATATGACACAAGAACAGCTTGCGGAATTATTATATGTATCAAGAACAGCAATCTCGAAATGGGAAAACGGTAAAGGCTACCCAAATATAGAATCGCTAAAAAGTATATCAAAACTATTTTCGGTATCTATCGATGAATTGTTGTCCGGAGAAGAATTGATTACTCTTGCAGTTAACGAAAACCGTTCAAATATACATAAAATATTTGGTTTGATTAACGCCGCACTCGACTTGGCAGTTATTGCTTTTATTTTTTTACCGCTTTACGGCAAATCTGACGGTACATACATTCATTCTGTAAACCTTTTTTCATTTACAGACACAACACCAATAAATCTTGCAATTTATTGGGCTGTTTTTACTATCATTATCGTATTTGGTATCGCTCAGTTCATATTTAGCTACATTGAAAAAGAAAAATGGCAAGGACTTTCTGCTAAATTTTCATTTATAATTGAAGCATTTTCTATCTGTTTCTTTGCTGCAGCAAAAGAGCCTTACGTAACTGCACTTTTGTTTATACAATTTCTAATAAAAGTGTTGCTTTTGAAAAAAAGCGCCCAGATGAAGTAA
- a CDS encoding ABC transporter ATP-binding protein gives MEHIIETKNLTKQYGTSTVVNNFNLHVPKGKIYGLLGRNGAGKTTTMKMILQLVKPTAGTIRLFGMDFRENEHSIYRKVGSIIETPGFYHNLTAYENLQILGRLRGQENETEIYKALEIVGLQKEYKKPFGNYSLGMKQRLGIAAAIMHQPELLILDEPINGLDPIGISEIRSLFSALSCDKGTTILISSHVLSEIEQIADFIGVMHEGRLIEEVNMAELHKRKRRYIEFELSDITVALNLLESKYQITDCSVHGSTIKIFDCTYNLGEINRTFVENGLLVTKIGQSKENLEDYFSKLIGGSGIA, from the coding sequence ATGGAACATATTATTGAAACGAAAAATCTAACAAAACAATACGGAACATCTACCGTTGTTAATAATTTCAATCTTCACGTGCCTAAGGGTAAAATCTATGGTCTCCTCGGCAGAAATGGAGCCGGAAAAACTACCACAATGAAAATGATATTACAACTTGTGAAGCCAACGGCAGGAACAATCCGATTGTTTGGAATGGATTTCAGAGAAAACGAACATAGCATTTATCGAAAAGTAGGCTCAATTATTGAAACTCCGGGGTTTTATCATAATTTGACCGCCTATGAAAACCTGCAGATTTTAGGACGCTTAAGAGGACAGGAAAATGAAACAGAGATATATAAAGCGTTAGAAATAGTTGGACTTCAAAAGGAGTATAAAAAACCCTTTGGCAACTATTCTTTGGGAATGAAGCAGCGCCTTGGGATTGCTGCTGCAATTATGCACCAACCGGAGCTTCTTATTCTTGATGAACCAATTAACGGTCTTGACCCAATTGGTATATCAGAAATACGATCATTATTTTCGGCACTAAGTTGCGATAAAGGAACGACTATTTTAATCTCCAGCCACGTTTTAAGTGAAATTGAGCAAATTGCAGATTTCATAGGTGTGATGCACGAAGGGCGCTTGATTGAGGAAGTGAATATGGCTGAACTACACAAACGAAAACGCAGATATATTGAATTTGAGTTATCTGATATAACTGTTGCTTTAAATTTATTAGAAAGTAAATATCAGATTACAGATTGTTCGGTACATGGCAGTACAATCAAAATCTTTGACTGCACTTATAACCTTGGAGAAATTAATCGTACATTTGTGGAAAACGGTTTGCTTGTAACAAAGATTGGTCAAAGCAAAGAAAACTTAGAGGATTATTTTTCGAAACTGATTGGAGGTAGTGGTATTGCTTAA
- a CDS encoding ABC transporter permease: MLNLITCELLKLKHSKMVLLSVLGVLATPCMMLAGALQMHFEDPNKIFTLADIYDNSLVYAMLLINFIVYVTVTAYLFSREYSENTLKTLLPIPVSRTAFIVGKFLVLFLWIMLLTVVTWAGILALFSVYHVIFGMHSFSLNVAGLWLLKFLLGNILMFFTLSPFAFIAQKTKGLVVPMIASAVVVMSSAALSNQDMGALFPWTATYFLMDGRLESIGYPIPLSIAIIFAISVVGLLATFRYFKGEDLK, from the coding sequence TTGCTTAATCTGATTACTTGTGAATTATTAAAGCTGAAGCATTCAAAGATGGTGCTTTTAAGTGTTTTAGGTGTCTTGGCTACACCATGCATGATGCTGGCCGGAGCATTGCAGATGCATTTTGAAGATCCTAATAAAATTTTCACCTTGGCTGACATCTACGATAACAGTCTGGTTTATGCGATGCTGCTCATTAACTTTATAGTTTATGTGACAGTAACTGCCTATTTATTCAGTCGTGAGTATAGTGAAAACACGTTGAAAACGCTGTTGCCAATACCTGTTTCACGAACAGCTTTTATTGTAGGAAAATTTCTTGTCCTATTTCTCTGGATTATGCTATTGACGGTTGTTACATGGGCAGGTATTCTTGCTTTGTTCTCAGTCTATCATGTTATATTTGGTATGCACAGTTTCAGTCTTAACGTTGCAGGGCTCTGGCTTTTAAAGTTTCTCCTTGGAAATATACTCATGTTTTTCACCCTATCCCCTTTTGCTTTTATTGCCCAAAAAACAAAAGGTCTGGTGGTGCCGATGATTGCTTCGGCAGTGGTTGTTATGAGTAGCGCAGCACTTTCCAATCAAGATATGGGAGCATTGTTTCCATGGACAGCAACCTATTTTTTAATGGACGGAAGGTTGGAAAGTATTGGATATCCAATTCCTTTATCAATTGCAATCATCTTTGCAATAAGTGTAGTTGGACTGCTTGCAACATTTAGATATTTCAAAGGGGAGGATTTAAAATAA
- a CDS encoding undecaprenyl-diphosphate phosphatase, with protein sequence MELNFIEILKVIFLGIVEGITEWLPISSTGHMLLVDELITLNMSEAFKEMFFVVIQLGAILAVVVRFWNEMFPFQFKDKTQPIVKKDTFSLWFKVVVACIPGAIVTLLFDDYIEAHFHTPVVIASTLILYGIAFIVIEVWNKKRVPSIRHLSDITYKTALIIGLFQVLSIIPGTSRSGATIVGALLIGVSRVAAAEFTFFLAVPVMFGLSALKILKFGFAFTGIETLTLGLGMTVAFLVSVLVIKFLMSYIKKHDFKVFGWYRILIGIIVFLYFGFGTFIR encoded by the coding sequence ATGGAACTAAATTTTATAGAAATTCTCAAGGTCATTTTCCTTGGTATCGTGGAAGGAATCACAGAATGGTTACCAATCAGCAGTACCGGACATATGTTGCTTGTCGACGAATTAATTACTCTAAATATGAGTGAAGCGTTTAAGGAAATGTTCTTTGTAGTGATACAGCTTGGAGCGATTTTAGCGGTTGTAGTAAGGTTTTGGAACGAGATGTTTCCATTCCAGTTCAAAGATAAAACTCAGCCGATTGTAAAAAAGGACACTTTTTCGCTCTGGTTTAAGGTGGTCGTCGCCTGTATTCCAGGGGCTATTGTAACCCTCCTCTTTGATGACTATATTGAAGCACATTTCCATACCCCGGTTGTGATTGCCTCAACCTTAATTTTATATGGTATTGCATTTATTGTAATTGAAGTATGGAATAAAAAACGCGTGCCAAGCATACGCCACTTATCCGATATTACCTATAAAACTGCCTTGATAATTGGATTGTTTCAGGTGCTATCCATTATCCCCGGCACATCACGATCCGGTGCAACCATTGTCGGTGCATTACTAATTGGTGTGTCAAGAGTTGCAGCAGCAGAATTTACTTTTTTCCTTGCTGTACCTGTGATGTTTGGGCTAAGTGCACTGAAAATATTAAAATTTGGGTTTGCTTTTACAGGTATAGAAACCCTAACGCTGGGGCTTGGCATGACGGTAGCATTTTTAGTGTCAGTACTTGTAATCAAATTTTTGATGAGTTATATCAAAAAACATGACTTTAAGGTATTTGGTTGGTATCGAATTTTGATCGGAATAATTGTATTTCTTTATTTTGGGTTTGGTACATTTATTAGATGA
- a CDS encoding sigma-70 family RNA polymerase sigma factor, which produces MSENKKYTIVVKRQRVEVSEAVYRAYHKEREAERYQSKLSRQNELSLERFREDGVNIDYLIVRVQPDIVDKLIHQEKLEALWSALQSLSEDERLLIDEIFFNEKSKSQVARSIGVNQSTVSRRLSKILSKLKNLMEI; this is translated from the coding sequence ATGTCAGAGAACAAAAAATATACAATCGTAGTAAAACGGCAGCGTGTAGAGGTTAGCGAGGCCGTCTACCGTGCCTATCATAAAGAGCGGGAAGCGGAGCGTTATCAGAGTAAGCTTAGCCGCCAGAACGAGTTGTCGCTGGAACGCTTCAGGGAGGACGGTGTCAATATTGATTACCTCATAGTCCGTGTTCAGCCGGACATCGTGGACAAGCTCATTCATCAGGAAAAGCTGGAGGCTCTGTGGAGCGCTCTTCAATCTTTGTCGGAGGATGAACGCTTGCTCATTGATGAAATATTTTTCAATGAGAAAAGCAAGTCACAAGTTGCCAGAAGTATTGGAGTAAACCAATCTACGGTCAGCCGCAGGCTCTCAAAAATTCTGTCTAAGCTAAAAAACTTGATGGAAATTTAA
- a CDS encoding type II toxin-antitoxin system PemK/MazF family toxin: protein MRIYKGDIFYADLTPVVGCEQGGIRPVLIIQNDIGNRYSPTVIVAAITSRTEKNHLPTHIQLCSQQYGLRQNSLVLLEQVRTIDRSRLREYIGHLSEPQMQQVNEALAVSFGLDALLPEPQMSLSL from the coding sequence ATGCGTATTTACAAAGGCGATATATTCTACGCCGATTTAACCCCTGTGGTTGGCTGTGAGCAGGGCGGCATCCGACCGGTACTGATTATCCAAAATGATATTGGAAACCGCTACAGTCCCACCGTTATCGTGGCCGCTATCACCAGCCGCACCGAAAAAAACCACCTGCCCACCCATATCCAACTGTGCAGCCAGCAGTATGGGCTGCGGCAGAATTCCCTTGTGCTTTTGGAGCAGGTGCGAACCATTGACCGTTCCCGCTTGCGTGAGTACATAGGCCATTTGAGCGAACCACAGATGCAGCAGGTCAATGAAGCCTTAGCCGTAAGCTTCGGTCTGGATGCCCTGCTGCCGGAACCGCAAATGAGCCTGAGCTTGTAA
- a CDS encoding recombinase family protein, translating into MDKKSAWIYCRIDAPEDVHGALKGQYERLETYAAQMGFTVVGSSQDLGSGLNFDRSGLQAVLESAKAGSFQILLVDSVSRIGRDMKKTIAFIQTISGCGISIYSPMEGEIKLSDFMRPPFQLR; encoded by the coding sequence ATGGACAAGAAATCCGCTTGGATTTACTGCCGCATCGATGCGCCGGAGGATGTACATGGCGCTTTGAAAGGACAATACGAAAGATTAGAAACCTATGCCGCACAGATGGGCTTTACCGTTGTCGGCTCTTCGCAGGATTTAGGCAGTGGTCTAAACTTTGACCGCTCCGGCCTGCAGGCTGTTCTGGAATCAGCAAAAGCCGGGAGCTTTCAGATTCTGTTGGTGGATTCGGTGAGCCGAATCGGGCGGGATATGAAAAAGACAATAGCATTTATTCAAACAATTAGCGGCTGCGGTATCAGCATTTACTCCCCGATGGAGGGAGAAATCAAGCTGTCTGATTTTATGAGGCCGCCGTTTCAATTGCGATAG
- a CDS encoding SHOCT domain-containing protein, which yields MTKTEPVNEVRYLMAHNFLTYLLEQGKITQEEFQIADQFVVEKYKPRLRII from the coding sequence ATGACGAAAACAGAACCAGTAAACGAAGTCCGTTATTTAATGGCGCACAACTTCCTCACCTATCTTCTGGAGCAGGGCAAAATTACTCAGGAAGAATTTCAGATTGCAGACCAATTCGTGGTCGAAAAGTACAAGCCGAGGCTCCGGATTATTTAG
- a CDS encoding recombinase family protein, translated as MPQVQVIEPVNSIYRYSPPKLRVCAYARVSSDSADQLNSFSVQMEHYTSLIAENDEWELVDIYADEGITGTRSDKREEFQRMLSDCRKGKIDRILVKSVSRFARNIHDCLSTVRELKALGVEVEFEEDGIKTADMHDEMMIGAFSSIAQEESTSISNNMRWSYARRMQNGNFTCCCPPYGYDLINNILIPNPKEAPMVRRIFGSYLSGKSMEQIASELNADGIPCKNGEVKWLYTAVSYILKSERYIGDALLQKSYTTDTMPFQTKRNKGERDRYYITGSHEPIISRSEFEQAQRLMKARNSLYPNKGRGRQYTFSQKIRCGKCGTNFSRRVTNGKTYWVCHRHFRSKELCEIRQIREDAIMQAFIRMYNKLKQNSRYILSSALNELMDLKSKITMSDVKVGSINKEIAELTKQSLVLNRLRTKGYMDSAVFMQKNNEINQQLDLLKRNRRRLLESDADDEMISDCKLLIELMEQGSPYLTAFDEALFHSIVNQIVVTEQDKLKFCLIGGLAFTEQLPKEVFGR; from the coding sequence ATGCCACAGGTACAGGTTATCGAACCGGTAAATTCCATTTACCGATATTCACCGCCCAAGCTGCGTGTCTGCGCCTACGCCAGAGTCAGCAGTGACTCCGCCGATCAGCTAAATTCCTTTTCCGTGCAGATGGAGCATTACACTTCCCTGATTGCCGAAAATGACGAATGGGAGCTGGTGGACATCTATGCCGATGAGGGCATTACCGGAACCCGGTCGGACAAGCGGGAGGAATTCCAGCGGATGCTTTCCGACTGCAGAAAGGGCAAAATCGACCGCATCCTTGTGAAATCCGTTTCCCGGTTTGCGAGGAACATTCATGACTGCCTCTCCACCGTCCGAGAGCTGAAAGCCCTCGGTGTAGAGGTGGAATTTGAGGAAGATGGTATCAAGACAGCGGATATGCACGATGAGATGATGATTGGAGCCTTCAGCTCCATCGCCCAAGAGGAATCCACCTCCATCTCTAACAATATGCGCTGGAGCTACGCTCGTAGGATGCAAAACGGAAATTTCACTTGTTGCTGCCCACCCTACGGATACGATCTTATAAACAACATACTGATTCCAAATCCCAAGGAAGCACCGATGGTGCGAAGAATATTCGGAAGCTACCTATCCGGCAAGAGCATGGAGCAGATAGCCAGTGAGCTGAACGCAGATGGCATCCCCTGCAAAAATGGAGAGGTAAAATGGCTGTATACCGCTGTCAGCTATATTCTCAAAAGCGAGCGTTACATCGGTGATGCCCTGCTGCAGAAATCCTACACCACCGACACCATGCCCTTTCAAACCAAGCGCAACAAGGGCGAGCGTGACCGCTATTACATCACCGGTTCCCATGAACCGATTATCAGCCGGTCGGAGTTTGAGCAGGCACAGCGGCTGATGAAAGCCCGTAACTCCCTTTATCCAAACAAGGGGCGTGGCAGGCAATACACTTTCTCACAGAAAATTCGATGTGGCAAATGCGGTACGAATTTCTCCCGCAGGGTGACCAATGGAAAAACCTATTGGGTATGCCACAGGCACTTCCGCAGCAAGGAGCTTTGCGAAATCCGTCAAATCCGGGAAGATGCCATCATGCAGGCGTTCATCCGAATGTACAACAAGTTAAAACAGAACAGCCGCTATATTCTCTCCTCCGCTTTAAACGAGCTGATGGATCTCAAATCCAAAATCACCATGAGCGATGTAAAAGTCGGAAGCATCAATAAGGAAATAGCGGAACTCACCAAGCAGAGTCTGGTACTGAATCGTCTCAGGACGAAAGGTTACATGGACTCTGCTGTTTTTATGCAGAAAAACAATGAAATCAACCAGCAGCTCGATTTGCTCAAGCGAAACCGCCGCAGACTGCTGGAAAGCGATGCGGACGATGAGATGATTTCCGACTGCAAGCTATTGATTGAGCTGATGGAACAGGGATCGCCGTACCTGACTGCTTTTGATGAAGCCCTATTTCACAGCATTGTCAATCAGATCGTTGTCACCGAGCAGGATAAACTCAAATTCTGCCTGATCGGTGGTCTTGCCTTTACCGAGCAGCTGCCCAAGGAGGTGTTCGGACGATGA